The genome window ACGCTGCTCGTCCTGCAGAACTTCCACCGCTTCCTGCAGTCCGCTGAGATTGTCCAGACGCTCTCCCGGCAGATCCTGGCCGGGAAGCAGAACCGGACCTTCGTCGTCGTCCTGGCGCCGGTGGTCACCATCCCGGTTGAGCTCGAGAAGCTGTTCCTGGTCCTGGAGCACGAGCTCCCGGGACGGGATCAGCTGGCCGAGATCGCTCGCGGGATTGGAACGGAGCAGGGAGACCTTCCGAGTGGCGCCGAGTTGGACAGCCTCCTCGACACCGCTTCGGGATTGACCCGCTACGAGGCGGAGGGGGCCTTCAGCCTGTCCCTCGTCCGGCAGGGCCGGATTACCCCGGACACGGTCTGGGAGCTGAAGACGCAGACGCTCCGCAAGAGCGGCCTGATGTCGCTCTACCGCGGCGACGACTCTTTCGACAGCCTGGGAGGGCTGGCCGCCCTCAAGGCCTTCTGCCGACGATCCCTACTGCATCCCCGCGGGCAAACGAAGCCGAAGGGCGTCCTCCTGCTGGGAGTCCCGGGGACCGGTAAGAGCGCCTTCGCCAAGGCCCTTGGCCGGGAGACCGGACGTCCCACGCTCTGTCTCGACATCGGGGCCCTGATGGGCTCCCTCGTCGGCCAGACCGAGCAGAACATCCGGCAGGCGCTCCGCATCGCCGATGCGATGGCGCCCTGCGTCCTGTTCATCGACGAGGTTGAGAAGGCGCTCAGCGGGGTGTCGGGAACCGGCGACTCGGGAGTCTCCTCCCGGCTCTTCGGATCGCTCCTGACCTGGATGAACGACCACACGTCGGACGTGTACCTCGTCACCACCTGCAACGACATCTCTCGCCTTCCCCCGGAGTTCTCCCGGGCAGAACGGTTCGACGGAATCTTTTTCCTGAACCTGCCGGGGCAAAGTGAGCGGGAGGCGATCTGGCGGCTCTACATCGAGCAGTTCGGGCTCGATCCCGACCAGAAGCAGCCGGCGGATGAGCAGTGGACGGGAGCGGAGATTCGGGCGTGCTGCCGCTTGGCGGCCCTGCTCGATCTCCCGCTCGTTCAAGCCGCCCAGAACGTCGTTCCGGTCGCTGTCACGGCGGCCGAGTCCGTCGATCGGCTTCGGAACTGGGCCAGCGGCCGGTGTCTCTCGGCGGATCTGCCAGGGATCTACACCGTCGGTCCCATCCCGAAGACGTCACGGCGCAAGATCACGCCGTCGACGAACTGATGTGTTGATCTGTTTCCCATCTCCATAGGAGCGGCTTGGCCGCTCCTTTTTCATTTGACACAGGAGTGTTTTCCAGATGTCTTCGACGATTCTCGAAGTGCCGGAGACGGCTTCGTTCCAAGCGGTTGAGGCCGCCCAGCGGCTCCGGACCACAATGGCCGCCACCCGGGTCAGCTTCACGTGGCTGGGAGTCCACAAGACCCTCAGTCCGGAACAGAAGGCTCAGGCGGCGGACCGATTCGATGCCGAGGCGAAGTTCGTCTCGGCCAGCAAGAAGCTGCTCGATACCCAGCACCCCCAGTTCCGGGCCGTTACGGCGGTCCGGGGCAAGATCCTTCAGCACTGGAAGGATCAGACGCTTCCCTATCCCGAGCCGGGGCTGCGGCTAATCCCCCAGGGACAGATCGACCGCTTCGACCGGACGCTGCAGGCGTACCAGCGGGAGCTGACCAGGGCCGTTTCTGACCTCGATGCGACCTACGCCGAACTGCGGGAGGCGGCACGGAATCGACTGGGACGGCTGTTCAACCCGTCCGACTACCCGGTCTCCCTCCGGGACGAGTTTGGAGTGACGTGGGAGTTTCCGGCGGTGGAACCGCCGAACTACCTGCAGCAGCTCAACCCGGCCCTCTACGAGCAGCAGTGCCAGCGGGTTCAGGCTCGTTTCGACGAAGCGGTCCAGCTGGCCGAGCAGGCCTTCCTGGAGGAACTCTCCAGGCTGGTCGAACACCTCGCCGAGCGGCTTTCCGGAGCCGACGACGGGAAGCCGAAGGTTTTCCGGGACTCGGCCGTCGAGAATCTCGGAGAATTCTTTGACCGCTTTCGTCGGCTCAACTTCCGGTCGAACGAGCAGCTCGACGCGGTTGTCGAGCGGGCCCGGAACCTCCTTAACGGGGTTCAACCCCAGGAGCTGCGGGACAACGCCCAGCTGCGGGGCCGGATGGTCACGCAATTGTCGAACGTTCAGGCGTCGCTCGATGGCCTGATGGTCGACCGGCCGCGGCGGTCGATCCTGCGGGGCCCGCGTCCGGAGACGCCGTGATGGAGCTGGTCATCAGCCCGTCTGGTGAGATCACCAC of Planctomyces sp. SH-PL14 contains these proteins:
- a CDS encoding AAA family ATPase produces the protein MTLTERLRESVRACFTGLWIESHEHHDALLEIQQLCRQEGWQLATWDIDQGLVGPGAAAASAADPLSAIRSLGALAQPEGTTLLVLQNFHRFLQSAEIVQTLSRQILAGKQNRTFVVVLAPVVTIPVELEKLFLVLEHELPGRDQLAEIARGIGTEQGDLPSGAELDSLLDTASGLTRYEAEGAFSLSLVRQGRITPDTVWELKTQTLRKSGLMSLYRGDDSFDSLGGLAALKAFCRRSLLHPRGQTKPKGVLLLGVPGTGKSAFAKALGRETGRPTLCLDIGALMGSLVGQTEQNIRQALRIADAMAPCVLFIDEVEKALSGVSGTGDSGVSSRLFGSLLTWMNDHTSDVYLVTTCNDISRLPPEFSRAERFDGIFFLNLPGQSEREAIWRLYIEQFGLDPDQKQPADEQWTGAEIRACCRLAALLDLPLVQAAQNVVPVAVTAAESVDRLRNWASGRCLSADLPGIYTVGPIPKTSRRKITPSTN